One genomic region from Motacilla alba alba isolate MOTALB_02 chromosome 5, Motacilla_alba_V1.0_pri, whole genome shotgun sequence encodes:
- the LOC119701239 gene encoding heme-binding protein 2-like, which yields MAGVPAAEAVPAVPPPPGRCLDKPGRGERRAAGMETGGCRMGGAGPGGPAAITLEELDGLAEESPDSAYHSHGSSLEEEAAERMDDEEQERLLSYWQSVGRGHQVDVPRDMAEPIQQLTRNNNPQERQSIPFTLIQRKEKLGDLLYEKRQYGKAKWACIKMKEKQYEQSICLGFMKLMRYICEQNSSGLYLGITVPIVTIVHTNEAQSAMTQAVTVAYYLPEVLQDEPPHPFDSDIIIEEWPATIVYSRSFRGITNEDSIMREINLLAAILESPELCLRDTFIIAGYTNPAAANRHNEIWFLQRP from the exons ATGGCCGGTGTCCCGGCGGCAGAGGCGGTGCCCGCGGTGCCCCCGCCCCCGGGCCGGTGCCTAGATAAGCCgggccgcggggagcggcgcgcAGCGGGGATGGAGACCGGCGGGTGCCGCATgggcggcgcggggcccggcggcCCGGCCGCGATCACGCTGGAGGAGCTGGACGGGCTGGCCGAGGAGAGCCCCGACTCGGCGTACCACAGCCACggcagcagcctggaggaggaggcggcCGAGCGCATGGACGACGAGGAGCAGGAGCGGCTGCTGAGCTACTGGCAGAGCGTGGGCCGGGGGCACCAGGTGGACGTGCCCCGAG ACATGGCAGAGCCCATCCAGCAGCTGACCAGGAATAACAACccccaggagaggcagagcatCCCCTTCACCCTGATCCAGCGCAAGGAGAAG CTGGGAGATCTGCTCTATGAGAAAAGGCAGTACGGCAAAGCCAAGTGGGCTTGCatcaaaatgaaagagaagcagTACGAGCAGAGCATCTGCCTTGGCTTCATGAAGCTCATGAGGTACATCTGTGAGCAGAACTCCTCAG GGCTGTACCTGGGCATCACCGTGCCCATCGTCACCATCGTGCACACCAACGAGGCGCAGTCGGCGATGACGCAGGCGGTGACAGTGGCCTATTACCTGCCCGAGGTGCTGCAGGACGAGCCCCCGCACCCCTTCGACTCTGACATCATCATCGAGGAGTGGCCTGCCACCATTGTCTACAGCAG GAGCTTCCGAGGGATCACCAACGAGGACTCCATCATGAGAGAGATCAACCTGCTGGCAGCCATCCTGGAGAGCCCCGAGCTGTGCCTGCGGGACACGTTCATCATCGCCGGCTACACCAACCCGGCGGCCGCCAACCGCCACAACGAGATCTGGTTCCTGCAGCggccctga